In Chryseobacterium shigense, the following proteins share a genomic window:
- a CDS encoding S1 RNA-binding domain-containing protein, producing MQLGKTQTLKISDKNNSGWILTDESGEKAFLPKVFTSDEKEIGDDVEVFVYQDDSKLKATTEIPLAEVGEYAVMSCVQSLPSGAFMDWGIIKDLFIPYKQQKSKIIEGKRYLVHLYVDEDLELITGTTKFKRNPQYQDLPFQKGDKVDLLMMNESELGWNVVVNKKYIGLVYASDVFKKLYPLSEESGYIKAIREDGKIDVSLQPEGFENIDEFRQKILNKLEENYGLLYLSDKSSPEEIKDELQMSKKNFKKALGGLYKDKIVDISEDKIKLL from the coding sequence ATGCAACTCGGAAAAACCCAGACTTTAAAAATTTCAGATAAAAACAATTCAGGATGGATCTTGACGGACGAATCAGGCGAAAAAGCTTTTCTTCCCAAGGTCTTCACCAGCGATGAAAAGGAAATCGGTGATGATGTTGAAGTTTTTGTTTATCAGGATGACAGTAAATTAAAAGCAACCACTGAAATTCCACTGGCTGAAGTAGGAGAGTATGCGGTAATGAGCTGTGTACAGAGTCTTCCGAGCGGGGCATTTATGGATTGGGGAATTATTAAGGACCTTTTTATTCCTTACAAACAACAGAAATCCAAGATCATTGAAGGTAAAAGATATCTGGTTCATTTGTATGTAGATGAAGATCTGGAACTGATCACCGGAACTACAAAATTCAAAAGAAATCCGCAATACCAGGACCTTCCTTTTCAAAAAGGAGATAAAGTAGACCTTCTTATGATGAATGAGAGTGAACTGGGCTGGAACGTGGTGGTTAATAAAAAATACATCGGACTTGTCTATGCATCAGATGTGTTCAAAAAGCTGTATCCTTTATCAGAAGAAAGCGGCTACATCAAAGCGATCCGTGAAGACGGGAAAATAGATGTTTCCCTTCAGCCCGAAGGTTTTGAGAATATAGATGAATTCAGGCAGAAGATTCTGAACAAACTGGAAGAAAACTACGGACTTCTCTACCTTTCCGATAAATCTTCTCCCGAAGAAATCAAAGACGAGCTTCAGATGAGTAAAAAGAACTTTAAGAAAGCACTTGGCGGACTTTATAAAGATAAGATCGTTGATATTTCAGAAGATAAAATAAAATTATTATAA
- a CDS encoding arylamine N-acetyltransferase family protein, producing MENNELDLYFKRIEAGISLENTGKLQLLKTLHQLHPKHIVFENIDSFTGETPSLQLEAIFNKLVKLQRGGYCYEQNLLFKNVLESLGFNIKMHLARVVWGSRDGTGTARSHMLLSTDINGTKYLADVGFGSMTLTSPILLEKDIEQETPNGLFRLVDVEGFYRLEVLKEEWLPIYKFTLEEVEFSDLAMANWYIATGPDSVFNKFLMITKVDEDARYALFNTTLNIRWNNGRKESSEIIEKDQLAFTLKNHFNLHHLSDELSEKVYKKLKEIPAHFNVTQ from the coding sequence ATGGAAAATAATGAACTGGATCTGTATTTTAAACGGATAGAAGCAGGAATATCATTAGAGAATACCGGAAAGCTGCAACTTCTGAAAACGCTTCATCAGCTGCATCCTAAGCACATTGTGTTTGAAAATATAGATTCGTTTACCGGGGAAACCCCGTCATTACAGCTTGAAGCGATATTCAACAAATTGGTAAAGCTTCAGAGAGGCGGATACTGTTACGAGCAAAATTTGTTGTTTAAAAATGTATTGGAAAGTCTTGGATTCAATATAAAAATGCATCTGGCAAGAGTAGTTTGGGGAAGCAGGGACGGAACAGGAACTGCACGTTCCCATATGCTGTTGAGTACTGATATTAACGGGACAAAATATCTGGCAGACGTGGGTTTTGGATCTATGACATTAACTTCCCCGATCTTATTGGAAAAAGATATAGAACAGGAAACACCTAACGGACTGTTCCGCCTTGTAGACGTTGAAGGCTTCTACAGGCTGGAAGTTTTAAAAGAAGAATGGCTTCCGATTTATAAGTTTACCCTTGAAGAAGTAGAATTTTCGGATCTGGCAATGGCCAACTGGTATATTGCTACCGGACCCGATTCTGTATTTAATAAATTCCTGATGATTACAAAAGTAGATGAAGATGCCAGGTATGCCCTTTTTAATACCACACTCAATATCCGCTGGAATAATGGCAGAAAAGAAAGTTCAGAAATTATAGAGAAGGATCAGCTGGCTTTCACATTGAAAAATCATTTTAATCTTCATCATTTATCCGATGAGTTATCAGAAAAGGTTTATAAAAAATTAAAAGAGATTCCTGCTCATTTTAATGTAACCCAATAA
- a CDS encoding cytochrome-c peroxidase: protein MKYFLPLSALLFAVYSFSDFGNIQKGYTNQELRDLYGSGNQNLWPKPHLFDEAKEGFKDIGPLSKPEFPKDNPYSKDKEELGKTLFFDPRLSASGQISCANCHDPELAWADGRRVAYGHDRQQGTRNTPTILNIMYAKEYFWDGRAATLEQQAKAPIENPVEMNLHSRLAVKRIAKIKGYKEYFQKAFGDDKITEENIVKAIATFERTIISPKSKFDKFVGGEKDILTDSEINGLHLFRTKANCINCHNTPYFSDQKFHNIGLTYFGREYEDLGLYNISKKNEDVGKFKTPTLREVSQTAPYMHNGLFPNIRGVLNMYNAGMPNEKRNRDSPLAPKKSAMLEKLNLTDTELTDLENFLKTLHSYQYKMRAPQLPK, encoded by the coding sequence ATGAAATATTTTTTGCCACTGTCGGCATTGTTGTTTGCTGTTTATTCCTTTTCTGATTTTGGAAATATTCAGAAGGGCTATACCAATCAGGAGCTGAGGGACCTTTACGGAAGCGGAAACCAGAACCTTTGGCCAAAGCCTCATTTGTTTGATGAAGCTAAGGAAGGATTTAAAGATATAGGACCGCTGTCTAAACCCGAGTTTCCGAAAGATAACCCTTACTCCAAAGACAAGGAAGAGCTTGGGAAAACACTTTTCTTTGATCCGAGACTTTCCGCGTCCGGACAGATTTCATGTGCCAACTGCCATGATCCCGAGCTGGCCTGGGCAGACGGAAGAAGAGTTGCTTATGGCCACGACAGGCAACAGGGAACAAGGAATACTCCTACGATCCTCAATATCATGTATGCTAAAGAATATTTCTGGGATGGAAGAGCAGCAACGCTTGAACAGCAGGCAAAAGCTCCAATTGAAAACCCTGTTGAAATGAATCTTCATTCAAGACTGGCGGTAAAAAGAATTGCAAAGATTAAGGGATATAAAGAGTATTTTCAAAAAGCTTTTGGTGATGATAAAATTACAGAAGAAAATATTGTTAAAGCTATTGCTACTTTTGAAAGAACCATCATAAGCCCGAAATCAAAATTCGATAAATTTGTTGGCGGGGAAAAAGATATATTAACAGATTCCGAAATCAATGGACTTCACCTGTTCAGAACAAAGGCAAACTGTATCAACTGTCACAATACACCTTATTTTTCAGACCAGAAGTTTCATAATATTGGGCTTACCTATTTCGGAAGAGAATATGAAGACCTCGGACTTTACAATATCAGCAAGAAAAATGAAGATGTCGGGAAATTTAAGACTCCTACTTTAAGGGAAGTTTCGCAAACGGCTCCTTATATGCACAACGGATTATTTCCAAACATCAGAGGCGTTCTGAATATGTACAATGCCGGAATGCCTAATGAAAAAAGAAACAGAGACAGTCCGCTGGCCCCGAAAAAATCAGCAATGCTGGAAAAACTTAACCTTACGGATACCGAACTCACAGACCTGGAGAATTTCCTGAAAACGCTGCACAGTTATCAGTACAAAATGAGAGCACCACAACTGCCGAAATAA
- a CDS encoding DUF6850 family outer membrane beta-barrel protein: MKFKTLYIIPVLSFGCVSAQLHDSIFIPANQVYYNQLGRIWENPVQFSKQRFSDFTETELSATIKDLNMKRVQTAEKSNEYAFKTQGIFNISEKLRLLGSFDYQFITEENLGYNLTNGRTEDQFVLNPNYLFVPKKANWETQNYQVQGGMSYNPWKGLELGAVIDYKNQSSYRKSDPRPDINTADYSGKLFAGYRLGKHQLSVFGGLGRRSETYDLIAVNESVNAPANPEYYVRFSNGYGRLIYFPAYTDYSYRTIDKNFGGGYAFENSRNFFNINFSYSKKMQDLFGNDAEKRNQTNGATYFDESLEKMKYRLVNYRTDANYWYKGDKMDFMSNVNFQSITGDNYNNAEFGQNYRMTLDRLATANHFLLRDGQKIKLGTTLEAVYSDFSAIDLLGATYKYVKSLNLNLKFNKDIFFTDKQKVNLEVGAMSYFPLSTSLDYQAASSNTLLYDNVIGNDHEFDSISKLGPQFGLQFYQKVTARTDLKIFTNFATLFAMNKRFEQNTEYNGNPNLYFNAGISLFY; this comes from the coding sequence ATGAAATTCAAGACGTTATATATCATTCCTGTACTATCATTCGGTTGTGTTTCGGCACAGCTGCATGACAGTATTTTTATCCCGGCAAACCAGGTCTACTACAATCAGCTAGGCAGGATCTGGGAAAATCCCGTACAGTTTTCAAAGCAAAGATTTTCAGACTTTACGGAAACAGAGCTGAGCGCAACCATTAAAGATCTTAATATGAAGCGTGTACAGACGGCAGAAAAGTCCAATGAATATGCTTTTAAAACACAGGGGATCTTTAATATTTCAGAAAAATTAAGACTTTTAGGAAGTTTTGATTACCAATTTATTACCGAAGAAAATTTAGGCTATAACCTTACCAACGGAAGAACTGAAGATCAGTTTGTTCTGAACCCGAATTATCTTTTCGTACCTAAAAAAGCCAATTGGGAAACCCAGAATTACCAAGTACAGGGAGGAATGTCTTACAACCCATGGAAAGGCCTTGAACTGGGTGCTGTGATTGATTATAAAAACCAGAGTTCCTACAGAAAATCCGATCCAAGACCGGACATCAATACCGCAGATTATTCAGGGAAACTATTTGCAGGATACCGTTTGGGAAAACATCAGCTTTCCGTTTTCGGAGGATTGGGAAGAAGATCTGAAACCTATGATCTTATAGCCGTCAACGAATCCGTAAATGCCCCGGCTAACCCGGAATATTATGTGAGATTTTCCAATGGGTACGGCAGATTGATTTATTTCCCGGCCTATACGGATTACAGCTACAGAACCATTGATAAAAACTTCGGTGGGGGTTATGCATTTGAAAACAGCAGGAATTTCTTCAATATCAATTTTTCTTACAGTAAAAAAATGCAGGACCTTTTCGGGAATGATGCTGAAAAGAGAAACCAGACTAATGGGGCAACCTATTTTGACGAAAGTCTGGAAAAAATGAAATACCGCCTTGTTAATTACCGTACTGATGCCAATTACTGGTACAAAGGAGACAAAATGGACTTCATGTCCAATGTGAACTTCCAGAGCATTACGGGTGATAATTATAACAATGCAGAATTCGGGCAAAACTACAGAATGACACTGGACAGGCTGGCAACGGCCAATCATTTCCTTCTGAGAGACGGACAGAAAATAAAGCTGGGAACCACACTTGAAGCCGTTTACAGTGATTTTTCTGCGATCGATCTTTTGGGAGCCACTTATAAATATGTAAAAAGCCTGAACCTTAATTTGAAATTCAATAAAGATATTTTCTTTACAGATAAGCAGAAAGTAAATCTGGAAGTAGGAGCAATGTCCTATTTTCCTTTAAGCACAAGCCTTGATTACCAGGCTGCATCTTCCAATACCTTACTGTATGATAATGTAATCGGAAACGATCATGAGTTCGACAGCATTTCAAAGCTGGGACCTCAGTTCGGGCTTCAGTTCTACCAAAAGGTAACTGCCAGAACAGACCTGAAAATATTTACTAATTTTGCAACACTGTTCGCGATGAATAAAAGATTTGAACAGAATACAGAGTATAACGGAAATCCGAACCTGTATTTCAATGCGGGAATATCCCTGTTTTATTAG
- a CDS encoding DUF4876 domain-containing protein, which produces MKQLLSLFTIILMLISCRDDDFGNGGNATLQPVAYQVKVSYDKAVYGDKQAKTATVVMTNNNSGDTYTLNTDANGYANFQNVIPGTYKITVSKKMLSNEFLATFGYQAASAEMSFNGVQENAIISANIQSTSVEVKGARVGDLLIKQVYYAGSHALQGASFRDQFIEIYNNSDQIIYADGLYIGQLYGKVNTATNNSYSQANGQFDWSKSIGMTMGNAANTDYAYADYVIKVPGNGTQYPILPGESVVIAQNGVNHKAPLVDNTGNPITIQNPALTVDLSTSNFEVYLGNYNLSIGQPVYKFDIQNPAVPDMQIAYWGRTGYWSPNNDFIIDNLGRDSFVIFRADDLDALPDYSDPSVTTVNSNTRYFKQIPNNIIIDGVDLQHYNPNSQRPKMLSASIDASSIACDASFNSQAVIRKTKALVDLPNNGGKRKVLEDTNNSANDFVKQTANPRGFQQ; this is translated from the coding sequence ATGAAACAGTTATTAAGCCTTTTCACAATAATACTGATGCTTATTTCCTGTCGTGATGATGATTTCGGAAACGGTGGCAATGCTACACTTCAGCCCGTTGCTTATCAGGTTAAAGTTTCTTACGATAAAGCCGTTTACGGAGATAAACAGGCCAAAACAGCAACCGTTGTGATGACCAATAATAATTCAGGAGATACCTACACGCTGAATACGGATGCGAATGGCTATGCCAATTTTCAGAACGTTATTCCGGGAACCTACAAGATTACCGTATCTAAAAAAATGCTTTCCAATGAATTCCTTGCTACATTCGGGTACCAAGCAGCTTCTGCAGAAATGAGCTTTAACGGGGTTCAGGAAAATGCCATCATCAGTGCCAATATACAGTCTACTTCTGTAGAGGTAAAAGGAGCAAGAGTAGGAGATCTTCTCATTAAACAGGTTTATTATGCAGGATCACATGCTTTGCAGGGAGCCAGTTTCAGGGACCAGTTTATTGAAATTTACAATAACTCCGACCAGATTATTTATGCGGACGGACTTTATATAGGACAGCTGTACGGAAAAGTAAATACGGCAACCAACAATAGCTATTCCCAGGCTAACGGACAATTCGACTGGAGCAAATCTATAGGAATGACAATGGGAAATGCCGCCAATACGGACTACGCTTACGCCGATTATGTTATAAAAGTACCGGGAAACGGAACACAGTACCCGATTTTGCCGGGAGAAAGTGTTGTAATTGCACAAAACGGAGTTAATCATAAAGCCCCGCTGGTAGATAACACCGGAAACCCGATTACCATCCAGAATCCGGCCCTTACGGTAGATCTGAGTACTTCCAATTTTGAAGTTTATTTAGGAAATTATAACCTTTCTATCGGACAGCCGGTATATAAATTCGATATTCAGAATCCAGCCGTACCGGATATGCAGATCGCATACTGGGGAAGAACAGGATACTGGAGCCCGAATAATGACTTTATCATAGATAATCTGGGAAGAGACAGCTTTGTAATCTTCAGGGCTGATGATCTTGATGCGCTTCCTGATTATTCAGACCCGTCCGTAACAACGGTGAACTCCAATACAAGATACTTTAAACAGATTCCTAACAATATCATTATTGACGGAGTAGACCTTCAGCACTACAATCCAAACTCCCAGAGACCGAAAATGCTGAGCGCTTCTATTGATGCTTCTTCCATTGCCTGCGATGCTTCTTTCAACTCTCAGGCGGTGATCAGAAAGACAAAAGCACTGGTAGATCTTCCTAATAACGGAGGTAAAAGAAAAGTTCTGGAAGATACCAACAATTCAGCAAACGATTTTGTAAAACAAACGGCAAATCCAAGAGGTTTCCAGCAATAA
- a CDS encoding TonB-dependent receptor domain-containing protein encodes MKKKVLLLAFQFVILSVSGQTVTGIVVAADSKKPVSGVKVGVENTGIWTVTDNSGLFKINYLSNETLVFSRSGLIEERKTYTTVPAEGITVEMEAASIRIKEIALAAKKKNYSEIEIKEEALKNIQAFSLNEVLEQIPGQKQRNLSLNEFKPIVFRSTNLGSLTRTGADGFGNKSFGTAVVVDGIPISNNENMQGYTGNYSTISPSLSNEGSLFNPNMLGFGKGNGYNGYFSNANFGVDLREIPVENIESVEVVQGIPSAKYGDLTSGLVNIQQKSGKTPYRAYIALREGTQEFNLNKGLKINDKLGFLNVNVNYLSSNSDPRTKFNRYQRVTTSLMWTVYNKNKNISNSLSVDYGNNLDNANFEEEDTSQQIIKNKNRSFKISNRFNWRFKDSFFDNLSINANYSHAYQNTYDSKLVNTGGKIVGTSTTDGVYTGSYTPINYRQVQEVEGKPISMFISAELKKNLKTESDWIHNFLAGTSLRSSDNKGAGRLGTPETLITPFAGGGQSFRPYNFGQNVRAEYQYSVYAEDNVFKRFGNYIFNMNAGVRFDNQFGASVLQPRINSYLIYKNFKFRGGFGIASKAPSINMIYTGPRYYDQVLADVRLPGYYNLGVVQTFVDFADNKDLKPSKSIRSEVGIDYKFAYGNVGLTAFYNKLYDGFTNEYYASKRQQANLKINYNGNNTPTYDVIGYSNFYYLQNRIVNSLKSEDKGLELMMNLNKLPIKNISMDINGSYVETKNNSNVDRYKDSKTLADGAIYGLYRSVESQYKQMTISAALNYHLPKAGLVISLRTQHFFIDDKLIYNPKVLYAYINTNMEKVIMTPEQINDPKQFASIKDNDVDEENSKLGKVFHNFNLKISKDFQNGFRFSFYANNFLDLKQIQTKTENGTTIETLKTDLLKLSFGAKIEYQF; translated from the coding sequence TTGAAGAAAAAAGTATTACTGCTTGCTTTTCAGTTTGTTATTCTTTCCGTAAGTGGTCAGACGGTGACCGGGATTGTAGTGGCAGCGGACAGTAAGAAGCCTGTTTCGGGAGTCAAGGTTGGGGTGGAAAATACCGGAATCTGGACGGTAACCGATAATTCGGGGCTATTTAAGATCAATTATCTTTCTAATGAAACACTGGTATTTTCGAGATCCGGACTTATTGAAGAAAGAAAAACATACACCACTGTGCCGGCTGAAGGCATTACCGTAGAAATGGAGGCTGCCTCAATCCGTATCAAGGAAATTGCACTAGCCGCCAAAAAGAAAAACTATTCCGAGATTGAGATCAAAGAAGAAGCACTGAAGAACATTCAGGCATTTTCACTAAATGAAGTTTTGGAGCAGATTCCAGGGCAGAAGCAGAGAAACCTTTCCCTTAATGAATTTAAACCCATTGTTTTCCGTTCAACGAATCTTGGATCTTTAACAAGAACAGGAGCAGACGGTTTCGGGAACAAATCTTTCGGTACAGCTGTTGTTGTAGACGGAATTCCTATTTCCAATAATGAAAATATGCAGGGATATACGGGAAATTATTCCACGATATCGCCGTCTTTAAGCAACGAAGGCTCTTTATTCAACCCGAATATGCTGGGATTTGGAAAAGGAAACGGCTATAACGGCTATTTTTCCAATGCCAATTTCGGGGTTGACCTCAGGGAAATTCCGGTCGAAAATATCGAAAGTGTAGAAGTCGTTCAGGGAATTCCCTCGGCCAAATACGGAGATCTTACTTCCGGTCTGGTGAATATCCAGCAGAAAAGCGGGAAAACTCCTTACAGGGCTTATATTGCTTTAAGAGAAGGAACACAGGAATTCAACCTTAACAAAGGGCTGAAGATTAATGATAAATTAGGCTTTTTAAACGTTAATGTCAATTATTTAAGCTCAAATTCAGATCCGAGAACAAAATTTAACCGCTATCAAAGGGTCACTACCAGTTTGATGTGGACGGTTTACAACAAAAACAAGAACATCAGCAACTCCCTCTCTGTAGATTACGGGAATAATCTTGATAATGCCAATTTTGAGGAAGAAGATACTTCCCAGCAGATCATCAAAAATAAAAACAGGTCTTTCAAAATATCGAACCGTTTCAACTGGAGATTCAAAGATTCATTCTTTGACAATCTAAGCATCAATGCCAATTACAGCCACGCTTACCAGAATACCTATGATTCCAAGCTTGTGAATACCGGTGGTAAGATCGTGGGGACAAGTACTACAGACGGCGTTTACACAGGCTCATACACCCCTATCAATTACAGGCAGGTGCAGGAAGTGGAAGGAAAACCGATTTCCATGTTTATTTCTGCCGAGCTGAAAAAGAATCTTAAAACAGAAAGCGATTGGATTCACAATTTCCTCGCAGGAACCTCATTGAGAAGCAGTGATAATAAAGGAGCAGGAAGACTGGGAACCCCGGAAACGCTGATTACTCCTTTCGCAGGCGGCGGTCAGTCCTTCAGACCGTATAATTTCGGCCAGAATGTAAGAGCCGAATACCAATACTCCGTATATGCGGAAGACAATGTTTTCAAAAGATTCGGGAATTATATTTTTAACATGAATGCCGGGGTAAGATTTGATAACCAGTTCGGAGCTTCCGTATTGCAGCCGAGGATCAATTCCTACCTTATTTATAAAAATTTCAAATTCAGGGGAGGTTTCGGGATAGCTTCCAAAGCGCCTTCCATCAATATGATCTACACAGGACCAAGATACTATGACCAGGTTCTTGCCGATGTACGTCTTCCGGGGTATTATAACCTTGGTGTAGTGCAGACTTTCGTAGATTTTGCTGACAATAAAGACCTTAAACCTTCAAAAAGTATCCGTTCCGAAGTGGGAATCGATTATAAATTTGCATACGGAAATGTAGGATTGACAGCTTTTTATAACAAGCTTTATGATGGTTTTACCAACGAATATTATGCCTCGAAAAGACAGCAGGCTAATCTTAAGATCAATTATAACGGAAACAATACGCCCACTTACGACGTTATCGGATACAGTAATTTTTATTACCTGCAGAACAGGATCGTCAACAGCCTTAAATCCGAAGACAAAGGATTGGAATTAATGATGAATCTGAACAAGCTTCCGATAAAGAATATCAGCATGGATATTAACGGAAGTTATGTAGAAACAAAAAACAATTCCAATGTAGACCGTTATAAAGATTCCAAAACTCTTGCGGACGGAGCGATATATGGCTTATACAGATCTGTGGAGTCCCAATACAAGCAGATGACCATAAGTGCAGCTTTAAATTATCACCTTCCGAAAGCAGGATTGGTAATCTCCCTGCGTACCCAGCATTTCTTCATTGATGACAAGCTGATCTATAACCCGAAAGTTTTGTATGCCTACATCAATACCAATATGGAAAAGGTGATTATGACTCCTGAACAGATCAATGATCCTAAACAGTTTGCCAGCATTAAGGATAATGATGTAGATGAAGAGAACTCAAAGCTGGGAAAAGTATTTCATAATTTCAACCTTAAAATTTCCAAAGATTTCCAAAACGGATTCCGGTTTTCTTTTTATGCCAATAATTTCCTTGATCTAAAACAGATTCAGACCAAAACAGAAAACGGGACAACCATTGAAACGCTGAAGACCGATTTGCTGAAGCTTTCTTTCGGAGCCAAAATAGAATATCAATTTTAA
- the lpdA gene encoding dihydrolipoyl dehydrogenase, translating into MSQFDVTVIGSGPGGYVAAIRAAQLGFKTAIIEKYSTLGGTCLNVGCIPSKALLDSSEHFENAKHNFAGHGIIINEPQADIARMIERKNEVVKQNTDGINYLMSKNKITVFEGLGSFESATQIKVTKNDGSSETIESKYTIIATGSKPSSLPFISLDKERVITSTEALNLKEIPKHLVVIGGGVIGLELGSVYLRLGAQVTVVEFMDKIIPGMDGALSKELTKVLKKQGMKFMLSTAVSAVERNGDTVKITAKDKKGEEVVVEGDYCLVSVGRRPYTDGLALEKAGVELDERGRVKTNDHLQTNVANIYAIGDVIKGAMLAHKAEEEGVLVAEILAGQKPHINYNLIPGVVYTWPEVAGVGKTEEQLKEEGVAYKVGSFPMRALGRSRASGDIDGLVKIIADEKTDEVLGMHIIGARAADLIAEGVIAMEFRASAEDIARSSHAHPTYAEAIKEAALDATAKRPIHM; encoded by the coding sequence ATGAGTCAATTCGATGTTACCGTAATCGGTTCTGGTCCTGGAGGTTATGTGGCTGCTATCCGTGCAGCTCAGTTAGGTTTCAAAACAGCAATTATTGAAAAATATTCAACTTTAGGCGGAACTTGTCTTAACGTTGGATGTATTCCGTCAAAAGCGCTTTTAGACAGCTCTGAGCATTTCGAGAACGCGAAGCACAACTTTGCAGGCCACGGAATCATTATCAACGAGCCACAGGCTGATATCGCAAGAATGATCGAGCGTAAGAACGAAGTGGTAAAACAGAATACAGATGGAATCAACTACCTGATGAGCAAAAACAAAATCACTGTTTTTGAAGGATTGGGAAGCTTCGAATCTGCTACTCAGATCAAAGTAACTAAAAATGACGGTTCTTCAGAAACCATCGAATCCAAATATACCATTATCGCAACCGGTTCCAAGCCGTCCAGTTTACCTTTCATTTCTCTTGACAAAGAAAGAGTGATTACTTCTACGGAAGCTTTAAATCTTAAGGAAATCCCTAAGCATTTAGTGGTTATCGGTGGAGGAGTTATCGGTCTTGAATTAGGTTCCGTATACTTAAGATTAGGCGCTCAGGTAACTGTTGTTGAATTTATGGATAAAATCATTCCTGGAATGGATGGGGCTTTAAGCAAAGAATTGACTAAAGTTCTTAAAAAACAGGGAATGAAATTTATGCTTTCTACCGCTGTTTCTGCTGTTGAAAGAAACGGAGATACTGTAAAAATCACTGCTAAAGATAAAAAAGGAGAAGAAGTAGTTGTAGAAGGAGATTATTGTCTAGTTTCTGTAGGCAGAAGACCTTATACAGACGGCCTTGCTCTTGAAAAAGCAGGTGTGGAACTTGACGAAAGAGGAAGAGTAAAAACAAACGATCACTTACAGACTAACGTGGCTAACATCTATGCAATCGGAGACGTGATCAAAGGAGCAATGCTTGCCCATAAAGCTGAAGAAGAAGGAGTTCTTGTAGCCGAAATACTGGCAGGACAAAAGCCGCATATCAATTATAACCTGATTCCGGGTGTTGTATACACATGGCCTGAAGTTGCTGGAGTAGGTAAAACCGAAGAGCAGCTGAAAGAAGAAGGAGTAGCTTACAAAGTCGGTTCTTTCCCGATGAGAGCTTTAGGTAGAAGCCGTGCAAGCGGTGATATTGATGGACTTGTGAAGATTATTGCTGATGAAAAAACTGACGAGGTTTTGGGAATGCACATCATTGGAGCAAGAGCTGCCGACCTTATTGCAGAAGGTGTAATTGCTATGGAATTCCGTGCAAGTGCAGAAGATATCGCAAGAAGTTCTCACGCCCACCCGACATATGCAGAAGCTATTAAAGAAGCAGCACTGGATGCTACGGCTAAAAGACCAATCCATATGTAA
- a CDS encoding cupin domain-containing protein: MGNFVKPFVIIVLILNSAVITAQQNQISRKELLKTAINQKVKTTEIQEITLAPGLEVPKHLHPCPVLGIIRSGEAVFQIEGRQKVILHEGDAFYEPKNAKILHFDNASKEKPLVFTAMYLKEGDEENIKMLK; the protein is encoded by the coding sequence ATGGGAAATTTTGTAAAGCCATTTGTAATCATTGTTCTGATACTGAATTCTGCTGTAATAACGGCTCAGCAGAACCAGATCTCCAGAAAGGAATTATTAAAAACCGCCATTAATCAGAAAGTTAAGACTACGGAAATCCAGGAAATAACACTGGCACCAGGACTCGAGGTTCCAAAACATCTGCACCCATGTCCGGTGCTGGGAATCATCAGATCAGGGGAAGCTGTTTTTCAGATCGAGGGCCGGCAGAAAGTGATCCTTCACGAAGGAGATGCTTTCTATGAGCCAAAAAATGCGAAAATTCTTCATTTTGATAATGCATCCAAAGAAAAACCACTTGTTTTTACAGCAATGTATCTGAAAGAAGGAGACGAAGAGAATATAAAAATGCTGAAATAA